In Tubulanus polymorphus chromosome 2, tnTubPoly1.2, whole genome shotgun sequence, a single window of DNA contains:
- the LOC141900574 gene encoding uncharacterized protein LOC141900574 isoform X2, with amino-acid sequence MDSTERYRCEDCNMSFRQGSQLQKHKEKFCIGASIGDPMHLGSSIPPAAVHVPAIEVWSPSSHGSGGSRRPYTPKSGRESELSNYSDTSSDSYEDTKRSNRGANFHVLQAAEEHGRQIATIRNRNLELERQKEDIRRRLEELANRDFKDLESYRTNKVIEDLQDQEKKNSKILVDLKNQMESLSARDNRLKTYPMFPAGSLLAEISALRQAYVDGGGNDPIVLAQLAEMLYEAQNMEQLKSKRTPRRKKKREHNSLADQLIAFEMENQRLQRELLQLQAQEMQKPKETKRESQDEDKFERQMKQLQMEHLQKMQQLQQEMELVRHQLALEKYRRELDIPYTQPTQPPPPALPPRPPDAEIPQLNLLQQQGGGHNQYDNEPLYPSGYDASTGFVIFHDFILNVDAHIKAVRLIVSLYNAAQEMGDPSVLPTTFTEQQETGAGGYEGGGGGGGGSSTVAIIGAKQPVPRCPPQPDMALLIELQMAESTHAKLTTRAWSKIDVFDDQGRVNTGRWRIQLKSLPIKPELSSQEVSTMPPYGQLELYLRLVNHRDADRQSHASITTSHANSYRNPPVRFHNSRGYSPAVQPQYQQAPTPRHGRNHYEQSELVDIFKDKYDSRSQAISNSRPTRPPTTTTTTALIPKTVPPIPPSAPPRHISTPPVPIIETPQQNIETHRSNVDTAPIDDDNRLKPVEGTKDTTVGFQIIRVKNADPGEAKVRLTGYYTNTGKVAQSFTSPLTCSTTAVRSNFKYRYHNYGQQEATFHGVDVRAPIMLVVRLYLRKSRIAIDPDPGADMELGGEPPNDNKADDSEILTAWGAVPLITPQLHNKNRNGHRKFPGEWEWKDLFVNVGTKNIQLYLPPVPNPDTIPLEPHYVSKDWTRYGKADLRLHVFHNIPRPGSVTPSEVSEDEDNDSLIPPEVAWISFERKMVISEQFGPSDGFDLYIDGCRFLPDSVTITRVAGRILTRRYEMVGRDITTIVRPDSYIYNPKFEHKMEFREPNIPPSSTLLLKVYTIDRFSNKLTVVGYTALNIFVETGTEKQPSLDEGGQQVSLNEGAHQLRLYHFGPNGSDPLTEGSMRDAGVRIIPCASLLVRLIRAPIGHNGLALTGDKIPEKDWARYGLWVPRPRYSDRVYLSRKCEPTRGERMIFKAMLRRPQVSIAEAVEFLSGKKITGELKIEQFMRNQLTKLMDTTPQDQDMTFISKYDPQSGIKVAIDTAMNLPWSGFTHAVFCLNPPGAFYMGAPHASYDKPQFTSQLDLYSTNKSPTWKDGFRHFQSRSYHRYLCVIIHLQEISVSVNKENYKYGLLEQGWTAVQVFNDMYANTQIYQLPVFHGSPTQSMLKLLAREPCIEFVQRGLQNGSLKLLEGASLFVRLCDARRDEELTEKREDDVMELSTEYIPLPLYQKYTTELPGQQFIQMIPPGRETSEFTAGLAAKFKSLVYKLYEEGNLNV; translated from the exons ATGGATTcaactgaaagatacagatgtGAAGACTGTAATATGAGTTTCCGTCAAGGGTCACAACTTCAAAAACATAAAGAGAAGTTTTGCATCGGGGCTTCGATCGGAGATCCGATGCATTTAGGATCTAGTATACCCCCAGCTGCCGTGCATGTTCCCGCCATTGAAGTTTGGAGCCCTTCAAGCCATGGATCTGGTGGTTCAAGACGTCCATATACTCCG aAATCGGGCAGAGAGAGTGAACTCTCTAATTATAGTGACACGTCTAGT GATAGCTACGAAGACACAAAACGGTCAAATAGAGGTGCAAATTTCCACGTATTGCAAGCCGCAGAAGAACATGGCCGACAGATCGCGActatcagaaacagaaacctGGAACTGGAGAGGCAGAAAGAAG ATATTCGCAGACGTTTGGAAGAACTAGCCAATCGTGATTTCAAAGATCTAGAAAGTTATCGCACGAACAAAGTCATAGAAGATCTGCAGGATCAGGAGAAAAAGAACTCGAAGATTCTCGTCGATCTGAAAAACCAGATGGAATCGTTATCAGCGAG aGATAACAGGCTGAAAACTTATCCGATGTTTCCGGCGGGATCATTATTAGCTGAAATAAG TGCTCTGAGGCAGGCGTATGTAGATGGTGGCGGCAATGACCCGATCGTGCTGGCTCAGTTGGCCGAAATGTTGTACGAGGCTCAGAATATGGAACAGTTGAAATCAAAGCGAACTCCAAGACGAAAAAAGA AAAGAGAACACAATAGTTTAGCCGATCAGCTCATCGCATTTGAAATGGAAAACCAACGTTTGCAAAGAGAATTACTGCAGCTACAAGCGCAGGAGATGCAGAAACCGAAAGAAACGAAACGCGAATCGCAAGACGAAGACAAATTCGAACGACAAATGAAACAACTGCAGATGGAACATTTACAGAAGATGCAACAGTTACAGCAGGAAATGGAACTAGTTCGACATCAGCTGGCTTTAGAGAAATATCGGCGCGAGCTAGATATTCCATATACTCAACCAACACAACCT CCCCCGCCAGCCCTGCCGCCCCGCCCCCCAGATGCTGAAATACCGCAACTGAATCTTTTACAGCAACAAGGAGGTGGTCATAATCAGTACGATAATGAGCCACTCTACCCCTCAGGTTATGATGCCAG CACGGGATTTGTGATCTTCCATGACTTCATATTAAACGTAGATGCGCACATTAAAGCAGTACGATTAATCGTTAGTTTGTATAATGCTGCTCAAGAGATGGGCGATCCTTCAGTTTTACCGACAACGTTCACGGAGCAGCAAGAGACGGGTGCAGGAGGATATgaaggaggaggaggaggaggtggAGGCAGTTCTACCGTAGCTATCATCGGTGCCAAACAACCCGTACCTAG GTGTCCTCCACAGCCGGATATGGCCTTGCTGATTGAGTTGCAGATGGCTGAAAGCACTCACGCCAAACTCACGACGAGAGCTTGGTCGAAAATTGACGTATTTGACGACCAGGGAAGAGTTAATACCGGCCGGTGGAGAATACAGCTGAAAAGTTTACCAATTAAACCGGAGCTTTCGTCGCAAGAAGTTAGCACGATGCCACCT TACGGTCAGTTGGAGCTTTATTTGCGTTTGGTGAATCATCGCGATGCAGATCGACAATCTCATGCATCTATTACTACTTCGCATGCTAACAGTTATAGGAATCCTCCTGTT CGTTTCCACAATAGCCGAGGCTATTCACCTGCAGTCCAACCTCAGTATCAACAAGCTCCGACACCTAGACAT GGAAGAAATCATTATGAGCAGAGCGAACTAGTTGATATCTTTAAAGACAAATATGATAGTAGAAGCCAG GCCATTAGTAATTCTCGGCCAACTCGTCCTCCTACTACTACTACCACCACTGCCCTGATCCCGAAAACCGTTCCACCTATACCACCATCCGCCCCACCCAGACATATTTCTACACCTCCTGTGCCAATTATTGAAACGCCTCAACAAAATATCGAGACTCATCGATCTAATGTGGATACTGCACCTATTGACGATGATAACAG ACTCAAGCCGGTGGAAGGCACAAAGGATACCACAGTAGGATTTCAAATTATTAGAGTAAAGAATGCAGACCCAGGAGAAGCAAAAGTTCGACTCACCGGTTACTACACTAACACCGGAAAG GTTGCTCAATCTTTTACTAGTCCATTAACATGTAGCACGACGGCTGTGCGTTCGAACTTCAAATATCGTTACCACAATTACGGCCAACAAGAAGCAACGTTTCACGGTGTTGATGTACGCGCTCCAATCATGCTTGTAGTTAGATTGTATTTACGTAAATCACGAATAGCCATCGACCCCGATCCGGGAGCAGACATGGAATTAGGCGGAGAGCCGCCTAATGATAATAAAGCTGATGATTCTGAAATATTGACTGCTTGGGGAGCAGTTCCACTCATAACTCCACAATTGCACAACAAAAACC gCAATGGACACCGAAAGTTTCCTGGTGAATGGGAATGGAAGGATTTATTTGTGAACGTCGGTACGAAAAACATTCAACTGTACTTGCCTCCTGTTCCAAATCCGGATACGATCCCACTCGAGCCGCATTATGTGTCGAAAGACTGGACAAGATATGGAAAAGCAGATCTTCGATTGCATGTATTCCATAATATACCGCGACCGGGTTCGGTGACACCCAGTGAAGTGTCCGAAGATGAGGACAATGACTCATTGATACCACCAGAG GTGGCTTggatatcatttgaaagaaagATGGTAATCAGTGAACAGTTTGGTCCATCAGACggatttgatttatatattgacgGTTGTCGATTCCTACCTGACTCTGTCACTATTACGCGG GTAGCTGGGCGAATTCTGACGCGAAGATATGAGATGGTTGGAAGAGATATAACGACTATAGTCCGTCCAGATAGTTATATATACAACCCAAAATTTGAACATAAAATGGAATTCCGTGAACCAAATATTCCTCCATCTTCAACTCTATTACTTAAA GTTTACACGATAGatagattttcaaataaactcaCGGTTGTTGGATACACAGCGCTGAACATATTCGTTGAAACTGGTACAGAAAAACAACCATCTCTCGATGAAGGTGGACAACAG GTTTCACTAAATGAAGGAGCTCACCAGTTACGATTGTATCATTTTGGTCCGAATGGTTCAGATCCATTAACTGAGGGATCGATGAGAGATGCCGGAGTTCGAATTATCCCGTGTGCTTCATTACTCGTTAGACTTATACGAGCTCCAATTGGTCACAATGGTCTGGCTTTGACT GGTGATAAAATTCCTGAGAAAGATTGGGCGAGGTATGGACTTTGGGTGCCACGTCCACGGTATTCCGACCGTGTATATCTGTCACGCAAATGCGAACCAACCAGAGGCGAGCGGATGATATTCAAAGCGATGTTACGGCGACCTCAAGTATCGATTGCTGAGGCGGTCGAATTTTTGTCGGGGAAGAAAATAACGGGTGAACTGAAAATCGAACAGTTCATGAGG AATCAGTTGACCAAACTGATGGATACAACACCCCAAGATCAAGACAtgacattcatttcaaaatatgaccCTCAATCGGGTATCAAAGTTGCGATTGATACGGCCATGAATTTACCATGGAGCGGTTTTACTCATGCTGTCTTCTGTTTGAATCCACCTGGAGCATTTTACATG GGAGCGCCTCACGCTTCATATGACAAACCACAATTCACCTCGCAGCTGGATCTTTACAGCACAAACAAGTCACCAACGTGGAAAGATGGATTCAGG cattttcaaagTCGATCGTATCATCGTTATTTGTGTGTGATAATACATCTACAGGAGATCAGCGTCTCTGTGAATAAAGAAAACTACAAATACGGTTTACTTGAACAG GGTTGGACAGCAGTTCAAGTGTTCAATGATATGTACGCTAATACACAAATCTATCAGTTACCAGTATTTCATGGCTCTCCTACTCAGAGCATGCTTAAACTTTTAGCTCGCGAACCGTGTATAGAGTTTGTACAACGAGGACTACAAAATGGCTCG TTAAAACTGCTGGAAGGAGCTTCGTTGTTTGTGCGATTATGTGATGCTAGACGAGATGAAGAACTTACTGAAAAAAGAGAGGATGACGTT ATGGAATTGTCAACCGAATATATCCCACTTCCcttgtatcaaaaatacaccACGGAACTACCTGGTCAACAGTTCATACAGATGATACCTCCTGGTAGAGAAACCTCTGAATTTACCGCTGGTCTTGCTGCCAAATTCAAAAGT TTGGTATACAAGTTATACGAAGAAGGAAACTTAAATGTATGA
- the LOC141900574 gene encoding uncharacterized protein LOC141900574 isoform X4, with translation MDSTERYRCEDCNMSFRQGSQLQKHKEKFCIGASIGDPMHLGSSIPPAAVHVPAIEVWSPSSHGSGGSRRPYTPKSGRESELSNYSDTSSQDSYEDTKRSNRGANFHVLQAAEEHGRQIATIRNRNLELERQKEDIRRRLEELANRDFKDLESYRTNKVIEDLQDQEKKNSKILVDLKNQMESLSARDNRLKTYPMFPAGSLLAEISALRQAYVDGGGNDPIVLAQLAEMLYEAQNMEQLKSKRTPRRKKKREHNSLADQLIAFEMENQRLQRELLQLQAQEMQKPKETKRESQDEDKFERQMKQLQMEHLQKMQQLQQEMELVRHQLALEKYRRELDIPYTQPTQPQQGGGHNQYDNEPLYPSGYDASTGFVIFHDFILNVDAHIKAVRLIVSLYNAAQEMGDPSVLPTTFTEQQETGAGGYEGGGGGGGGSSTVAIIGAKQPVPRCPPQPDMALLIELQMAESTHAKLTTRAWSKIDVFDDQGRVNTGRWRIQLKSLPIKPELSSQEVSTMPPYGQLELYLRLVNHRDADRQSHASITTSHANSYRNPPVRFHNSRGYSPAVQPQYQQAPTPRHGRNHYEQSELVDIFKDKYDSRSQAISNSRPTRPPTTTTTTALIPKTVPPIPPSAPPRHISTPPVPIIETPQQNIETHRSNVDTAPIDDDNRLKPVEGTKDTTVGFQIIRVKNADPGEAKVRLTGYYTNTGKVAQSFTSPLTCSTTAVRSNFKYRYHNYGQQEATFHGVDVRAPIMLVVRLYLRKSRIAIDPDPGADMELGGEPPNDNKADDSEILTAWGAVPLITPQLHNKNRNGHRKFPGEWEWKDLFVNVGTKNIQLYLPPVPNPDTIPLEPHYVSKDWTRYGKADLRLHVFHNIPRPGSVTPSEVSEDEDNDSLIPPEVAWISFERKMVISEQFGPSDGFDLYIDGCRFLPDSVTITRVAGRILTRRYEMVGRDITTIVRPDSYIYNPKFEHKMEFREPNIPPSSTLLLKVYTIDRFSNKLTVVGYTALNIFVETGTEKQPSLDEGGQQVSLNEGAHQLRLYHFGPNGSDPLTEGSMRDAGVRIIPCASLLVRLIRAPIGHNGLALTGDKIPEKDWARYGLWVPRPRYSDRVYLSRKCEPTRGERMIFKAMLRRPQVSIAEAVEFLSGKKITGELKIEQFMRNQLTKLMDTTPQDQDMTFISKYDPQSGIKVAIDTAMNLPWSGFTHAVFCLNPPGAFYMGAPHASYDKPQFTSQLDLYSTNKSPTWKDGFRHFQSRSYHRYLCVIIHLQEISVSVNKENYKYGLLEQGWTAVQVFNDMYANTQIYQLPVFHGSPTQSMLKLLAREPCIEFVQRGLQNGSLKLLEGASLFVRLCDARRDEELTEKREDDVMELSTEYIPLPLYQKYTTELPGQQFIQMIPPGRETSEFTAGLAAKFKSLVYKLYEEGNLNV, from the exons ATGGATTcaactgaaagatacagatgtGAAGACTGTAATATGAGTTTCCGTCAAGGGTCACAACTTCAAAAACATAAAGAGAAGTTTTGCATCGGGGCTTCGATCGGAGATCCGATGCATTTAGGATCTAGTATACCCCCAGCTGCCGTGCATGTTCCCGCCATTGAAGTTTGGAGCCCTTCAAGCCATGGATCTGGTGGTTCAAGACGTCCATATACTCCG aAATCGGGCAGAGAGAGTGAACTCTCTAATTATAGTGACACGTCTAGT CAGGATAGCTACGAAGACACAAAACGGTCAAATAGAGGTGCAAATTTCCACGTATTGCAAGCCGCAGAAGAACATGGCCGACAGATCGCGActatcagaaacagaaacctGGAACTGGAGAGGCAGAAAGAAG ATATTCGCAGACGTTTGGAAGAACTAGCCAATCGTGATTTCAAAGATCTAGAAAGTTATCGCACGAACAAAGTCATAGAAGATCTGCAGGATCAGGAGAAAAAGAACTCGAAGATTCTCGTCGATCTGAAAAACCAGATGGAATCGTTATCAGCGAG aGATAACAGGCTGAAAACTTATCCGATGTTTCCGGCGGGATCATTATTAGCTGAAATAAG TGCTCTGAGGCAGGCGTATGTAGATGGTGGCGGCAATGACCCGATCGTGCTGGCTCAGTTGGCCGAAATGTTGTACGAGGCTCAGAATATGGAACAGTTGAAATCAAAGCGAACTCCAAGACGAAAAAAGA AAAGAGAACACAATAGTTTAGCCGATCAGCTCATCGCATTTGAAATGGAAAACCAACGTTTGCAAAGAGAATTACTGCAGCTACAAGCGCAGGAGATGCAGAAACCGAAAGAAACGAAACGCGAATCGCAAGACGAAGACAAATTCGAACGACAAATGAAACAACTGCAGATGGAACATTTACAGAAGATGCAACAGTTACAGCAGGAAATGGAACTAGTTCGACATCAGCTGGCTTTAGAGAAATATCGGCGCGAGCTAGATATTCCATATACTCAACCAACACAACCT CAACAAGGAGGTGGTCATAATCAGTACGATAATGAGCCACTCTACCCCTCAGGTTATGATGCCAG CACGGGATTTGTGATCTTCCATGACTTCATATTAAACGTAGATGCGCACATTAAAGCAGTACGATTAATCGTTAGTTTGTATAATGCTGCTCAAGAGATGGGCGATCCTTCAGTTTTACCGACAACGTTCACGGAGCAGCAAGAGACGGGTGCAGGAGGATATgaaggaggaggaggaggaggtggAGGCAGTTCTACCGTAGCTATCATCGGTGCCAAACAACCCGTACCTAG GTGTCCTCCACAGCCGGATATGGCCTTGCTGATTGAGTTGCAGATGGCTGAAAGCACTCACGCCAAACTCACGACGAGAGCTTGGTCGAAAATTGACGTATTTGACGACCAGGGAAGAGTTAATACCGGCCGGTGGAGAATACAGCTGAAAAGTTTACCAATTAAACCGGAGCTTTCGTCGCAAGAAGTTAGCACGATGCCACCT TACGGTCAGTTGGAGCTTTATTTGCGTTTGGTGAATCATCGCGATGCAGATCGACAATCTCATGCATCTATTACTACTTCGCATGCTAACAGTTATAGGAATCCTCCTGTT CGTTTCCACAATAGCCGAGGCTATTCACCTGCAGTCCAACCTCAGTATCAACAAGCTCCGACACCTAGACAT GGAAGAAATCATTATGAGCAGAGCGAACTAGTTGATATCTTTAAAGACAAATATGATAGTAGAAGCCAG GCCATTAGTAATTCTCGGCCAACTCGTCCTCCTACTACTACTACCACCACTGCCCTGATCCCGAAAACCGTTCCACCTATACCACCATCCGCCCCACCCAGACATATTTCTACACCTCCTGTGCCAATTATTGAAACGCCTCAACAAAATATCGAGACTCATCGATCTAATGTGGATACTGCACCTATTGACGATGATAACAG ACTCAAGCCGGTGGAAGGCACAAAGGATACCACAGTAGGATTTCAAATTATTAGAGTAAAGAATGCAGACCCAGGAGAAGCAAAAGTTCGACTCACCGGTTACTACACTAACACCGGAAAG GTTGCTCAATCTTTTACTAGTCCATTAACATGTAGCACGACGGCTGTGCGTTCGAACTTCAAATATCGTTACCACAATTACGGCCAACAAGAAGCAACGTTTCACGGTGTTGATGTACGCGCTCCAATCATGCTTGTAGTTAGATTGTATTTACGTAAATCACGAATAGCCATCGACCCCGATCCGGGAGCAGACATGGAATTAGGCGGAGAGCCGCCTAATGATAATAAAGCTGATGATTCTGAAATATTGACTGCTTGGGGAGCAGTTCCACTCATAACTCCACAATTGCACAACAAAAACC gCAATGGACACCGAAAGTTTCCTGGTGAATGGGAATGGAAGGATTTATTTGTGAACGTCGGTACGAAAAACATTCAACTGTACTTGCCTCCTGTTCCAAATCCGGATACGATCCCACTCGAGCCGCATTATGTGTCGAAAGACTGGACAAGATATGGAAAAGCAGATCTTCGATTGCATGTATTCCATAATATACCGCGACCGGGTTCGGTGACACCCAGTGAAGTGTCCGAAGATGAGGACAATGACTCATTGATACCACCAGAG GTGGCTTggatatcatttgaaagaaagATGGTAATCAGTGAACAGTTTGGTCCATCAGACggatttgatttatatattgacgGTTGTCGATTCCTACCTGACTCTGTCACTATTACGCGG GTAGCTGGGCGAATTCTGACGCGAAGATATGAGATGGTTGGAAGAGATATAACGACTATAGTCCGTCCAGATAGTTATATATACAACCCAAAATTTGAACATAAAATGGAATTCCGTGAACCAAATATTCCTCCATCTTCAACTCTATTACTTAAA GTTTACACGATAGatagattttcaaataaactcaCGGTTGTTGGATACACAGCGCTGAACATATTCGTTGAAACTGGTACAGAAAAACAACCATCTCTCGATGAAGGTGGACAACAG GTTTCACTAAATGAAGGAGCTCACCAGTTACGATTGTATCATTTTGGTCCGAATGGTTCAGATCCATTAACTGAGGGATCGATGAGAGATGCCGGAGTTCGAATTATCCCGTGTGCTTCATTACTCGTTAGACTTATACGAGCTCCAATTGGTCACAATGGTCTGGCTTTGACT GGTGATAAAATTCCTGAGAAAGATTGGGCGAGGTATGGACTTTGGGTGCCACGTCCACGGTATTCCGACCGTGTATATCTGTCACGCAAATGCGAACCAACCAGAGGCGAGCGGATGATATTCAAAGCGATGTTACGGCGACCTCAAGTATCGATTGCTGAGGCGGTCGAATTTTTGTCGGGGAAGAAAATAACGGGTGAACTGAAAATCGAACAGTTCATGAGG AATCAGTTGACCAAACTGATGGATACAACACCCCAAGATCAAGACAtgacattcatttcaaaatatgaccCTCAATCGGGTATCAAAGTTGCGATTGATACGGCCATGAATTTACCATGGAGCGGTTTTACTCATGCTGTCTTCTGTTTGAATCCACCTGGAGCATTTTACATG GGAGCGCCTCACGCTTCATATGACAAACCACAATTCACCTCGCAGCTGGATCTTTACAGCACAAACAAGTCACCAACGTGGAAAGATGGATTCAGG cattttcaaagTCGATCGTATCATCGTTATTTGTGTGTGATAATACATCTACAGGAGATCAGCGTCTCTGTGAATAAAGAAAACTACAAATACGGTTTACTTGAACAG GGTTGGACAGCAGTTCAAGTGTTCAATGATATGTACGCTAATACACAAATCTATCAGTTACCAGTATTTCATGGCTCTCCTACTCAGAGCATGCTTAAACTTTTAGCTCGCGAACCGTGTATAGAGTTTGTACAACGAGGACTACAAAATGGCTCG TTAAAACTGCTGGAAGGAGCTTCGTTGTTTGTGCGATTATGTGATGCTAGACGAGATGAAGAACTTACTGAAAAAAGAGAGGATGACGTT ATGGAATTGTCAACCGAATATATCCCACTTCCcttgtatcaaaaatacaccACGGAACTACCTGGTCAACAGTTCATACAGATGATACCTCCTGGTAGAGAAACCTCTGAATTTACCGCTGGTCTTGCTGCCAAATTCAAAAGT TTGGTATACAAGTTATACGAAGAAGGAAACTTAAATGTATGA